GCAGTTGGTGAGCCTGAAGGAGTACCACACCCCGACCGGCGGCACGCAGCAGACCATCTGGACCAGCTACGCCTACAACCCGCTGGGTGAACTGACCACGGTCAAGGACAACAGCAACAACACCACCCAGCAAAGTTTCGACAACCTCGGCCGTCGCACCGTGATCGACAACCCCGACACCGGCAAGACCCAGACGAATTACGACCTGGCGTCCAACCCGATCAGCAAGGTGACGGCCAACCTGCGCGCCACCAGTCAGCAGATCGAGTACAAGTACGACTACGACCGGCTGACCTCGATCACTTACCCGCGCTTCCCGGCCAACAACGTGACCTATGCCTACGGCGCGCCGGGGGGCAGTGACAACCGGGCCGGTCGGATCACCCGAGTCACCGATCAGGCCGGCAGCGAGGACCGGTTCTACGGCAAGCTGGGTGAGGTCACCAAGGAGATCAGGACGGTCATCGGTGACACCGGCAGCTCCCCGAAGACCTACACCACCTCCTATCTGTACGACACCTTCGGTCGGCAGCAGTCGATGACCTACCCCGACGGGGAGACGCTGACCTACCGGTATGACTCCGGGGGCATGGTCCGCGCCGCGAGCGGCGCCAAGGGCAGTTTTAGCTACGCCTATGTCAATCGGGCCGAGTACGACAAGTTCGGCCAGAAGGCCTTCGTCGAGGACGGTAACGGCGTCAAGACCACCTACGCGTTCGACCCGGTCATGCGCCGGCTCAGCAACACCCAGGCCGGACCGCTGCTCTCACCCAACGGAACGAACCTGGGCAACTTCCAGAACGCCTCCTACACCTACGACAAGGTCGGCAACGTCAAATCGGTCACCAACAACATCGAGGTGCCGTCCCCACCCAACTTCGGCGGGCCTTCCACGCAAACGTTCACCTATGACGACCTGGACCGGCTCACCGACGCTGCTGGTAGTTACCAGTTCGCGCCCGGCAAGACCAACAACTACACCTACGCACTCGGCTACGACAACCTGCACAACACCACTACCAAGAACCAGACCAACACCATTGTTCAGGGCTCCGGTACCCCGGTGACGCAGGGCAAGACGACCTACAACTATGCCTACGCCTACGGTGGCCCGCAGCCGCACGCCCCGACCCACATCGGCACCAAGACCTACGCCTACGACGCCAACGGCAACCAAATCGGCTGGTCCGATGACACCAACGGCCAACAACGCACCATCATCTGGGACGAGGAGAACCGCATCCAGTCCGTCTTCGACAACGGCCAGGAGCAGAAGTACAAGTACGACGACGCCGGCCAACGGGTCATCAAACGCGGACCGCAGGGCGAGACGGCGTATGTGAACCAGTGGTTCACCGTGCGCAACGGCCAGATCGGCACCAAGCACGTCTTCATCGACACCACCCGGGTCGCGTCAAAGCTGGTCAAGGACAACGCCCGAGAAAAGGACAGCTACTACTTCCACCCCGACCAGCTGTCCAGCACCAACACGGTCACCGACGCCAACGGCAAGCTCTACGAGCATCTGGAGTACTTCCCCTCCGGCGAAGCCTGGATCGAGGAGAAGAGCAACACCCAACGCACCCCGTACCGGTTCGCCGGCAAAGAACTCGACGAGGAGACCGGGCTCTATTACTTCGGCGCCCGCTACTACGACCCCCGCACCGGACTCTGGCCCAGCACCGATCCAGCCCTGGCCGAGAATCTCGCCAGGCTGCCGGGCAATGACGACTCGCCGGAGCCGGACGTCGCCGCCCCAACCTTCCTCAACCTCTACAACTACGCCGACTCCAACCCGCTCACCAAGATCGACCCAGACGGCCGGGCGCCCAAGCCATGGCAACAACACATCATCAACGGCATCGGCGGAGCAGTCGATGAATTCACGGTAGAGGGTGCCTCGGCATGGGCACTGAAAGCGGCGGGCTCGAGGGTGACCGTCGACTCGAACTCCCGTATGTACATGACCGGCCGGGCTGGGATGGCGATTGGCACCGCTCCAAAGACCCTTGTGAAGCACGCCGCGAAGGGCGCCGCGAAGGGCGTCGTACGTGTGCGTGGCGGTGGAGGAGCAGGTCCGGTTCGCAGGGGTCAGGCGGGGGAAGCTGCGGTGTACGCCAAGTTCAACATCGGTCCCAAGGCAAGGAGGGTCGTCAATGGCAGGACTCGGATATTTGATGGTCTGAACAGCCAGGCGGTATCCGAGGTCAAGAACGTTGCTAGGCAGTCCTACACTCAGCAATTGAAGGACGGCATCGCCTACGCGAGAGCCCACGGGCTTCGGTATGACCTGTACGTGCGGAAGGACACCAAGCTGTCGGGCCCGTTGGCTGACGCGATTCGGGATCCGGCCAACCGAATCAAGTTGATCCCGAAGGTCCCATGACAGAACCGAAGAAGCGATCAAAGGGTCTTACTGCCGATGAGTTGATGGCGCTCCAAGAAGAGAAGCTACGCACGGATCCGAAGTACAGTGCCGAGGTTGAAGCCTTCGAAGCCGAACTTGAAAGGCGAGCGCGGAACCTGAGCATCGCCGAGCAGCCGATTGTGCGAGATCTCCGCAGCGTCGGAATCGAAGTCTCCTCGGTGTGGGATCTGGTGAACACCTCAGATCCCTACCCGGAGGCACTGCCCGTTCTGTTGGAGCACTTGAAGAAGGGCGGCTATCCGGACCGGGTCATGGAGAGCCTCGGCAGCGCGCTGGCGGTCAAGCCTGCGGCCTACGCATGGGAGACCTTCAGGGAGCTGTATCTATCCGCTGAGGGGCGTGGCGAAGAGGAGGGGCTTGCGGTGGCGCTGGCGGCATCTGCGACCAGGGAGCACCTCGAGGAACTGATCGCCCTGCTGCAGGAGGACTCCCGCAGTGACACACGGATTCACTTTCTCCGTCCGATCAAGCGAGTCGGCGGTCAGAGGGGTCGCCAGATGCTGGAGTCACTCGTGGATGACCCTATGTTTGGCCGCGAAGCGCGTGCCCTGCTGAAGGCCTCCAATAGGGCACGAAAAACCTAACGCAGGCAGCACAAGGAGCATTAGCGATAAAGGTTGGCCAAGGCTGAAGTGAGTTGATCTTGTGCTCTAGATATCGACCGGTTTTCGGCTGACGTGAGGGCCTCAGGGCGCGGATGCGAAGATGTGCACCATGACCCATCCCGTTGCTGACCCGCGCGCCGTCGCCGACCCGCGCGCCGTCGCTGAGTACCGCATCCCCGCCCCCGCCCTGTTGGCCGGCGACCTGGTGAACACCGCCCCGGGCGGTGAGGACGACTGGCAGGAGGTGCTGTCGGTACACACCGCCGAGACCCCCGGCGACGACGCCGACGCGGCCGGCCTGATCGCCGAGATCGGCGACCGGTACGTCGTCGTCCGGCTGACCGACATTGCCCCGGTGGACAGCCCGGTCTACTTCTCCGACGGCACCGCGCTGGCCTACGGCGCCGACGGCGAGGATGACGGCCCGATCACCGACGTGCTCTCCGAGCCCGACGCGGTCCGCACCTTCCTCTACACCCGCTTCGAGCTGGTGACCGTCCGCTCACGCCCCTCGATCTAGCTGGTCACGCCGCTGGCGGGCTTGCTCGGCTGCCACAGCTGGCCCAAGCCCGCTCGGGCGCTGATTTGGGGGCCGACCGAGCGCACTGGTAATCTGGCGAGGTTGTCCGGCACTCTGCGCCGGAACCATCACCACTTCAACGATCGGCATTTGAGGCAACTTCGTGGCGAACATCAAGTCCCAGATCAAGCGGATCCGCACCAACGAGGCGGCTCGGCTGCGCAACAAGAGCACCAAGAGCGCGCTGAAGACCGCGATCCGGTCCTTCCGCACCGCCGCCGACGCCGGCGACAAGGAGAAGGCGACCACCGCCTTCCTGCACGCCTCGCGGCAGCTGGACAAGGCCGTAAGCAAGGGCGTCATCCACTCCAACCAGGCCGCCAACAAGAAGTCGGCGATGGCCCACAAGGCCAGCTCGCTCTAGTTCGGCCCGCTCAACTCAACAGCCCGCGTACCGGCTCAGGCCGGGACGCGGGCTGTGTGCTGCCCGCCTCAAGTGGCGCTGGGTGCCTCGGACGCCTCCCGAAGTCGCGCGCCTGCCTGAACCGGACGCACAACCTCAGCGCTCGGCGCGGGCTGCGGCGATCCGCCGCACCGCCGACTCCAGCGCGTAGGCCGGGTCAGCCGCCGCGCCCTTGACGTCAGCGTTCAAAGCGGCCACCACGCCCAAAGCGTGCCGCAGCCCCGGCTCCGTCCACCCGCCGGCCTGGGACCGGGCCCGCTTGACCTTCCACGGCGGCATGCCCAGCACCGGGGCCAGCCGGAACGGATCCCCCGGCCCGGCGCCCATGACCCGGGCCACCGTTCGCACCCCATCGGCCAGCGCGTCGGCGATCACCACCGCCGGCACCCCGACGTTCAGCGCCCAGCGCAGGTTGGTCACCGCCCCGGCGACGTTGCCGATCACCGCCTGGTCGGCCACCGCGAAGCCGCTGACCTCGGCCCGGCCCCGGTGGTAGGCCGCCACCGCGTCGACGTCGATGGACCCGCCGGTGTCGCCGACCAGCTGGGCCGCCACCGCCGAGATCTCGCGCAGGTCGCTGCCGACGGCCTCCATCAGCGCGGCGGCCGCCTCGGGGGTGATCCGGCCGCGGAACCGGCGCACCTCGTTGCGCAGGAACGCCCGCCGGTCCTCGGCCCGGCTCATCTTGGCGCAGCTGATCTCGGCCGGCTTGGCCTTGCGGACGGCGTCCAGCACCGCCTTGCCCTTGGCGCCGCCCAGGTGCTGCACCACCACGGTCGTGTCGGGGTCGGTGTCCAGCAACAGCGGCACGATCGTCTGC
The window above is part of the Jatrophihabitans sp. genome. Proteins encoded here:
- the rpsT gene encoding 30S ribosomal protein S20; this encodes MANIKSQIKRIRTNEAARLRNKSTKSALKTAIRSFRTAADAGDKEKATTAFLHASRQLDKAVSKGVIHSNQAANKKSAMAHKASSL
- a CDS encoding DNA polymerase III subunit delta, with protein sequence MPPAAENAVVPLTLVVGDEEYLVSRALEDLCNAVIAEDPDVEVHEAEAGVVEPAELLQLLSPSLFGGRRLVVLRSAQDLPAARVQTIVPLLLDTDPDTTVVVQHLGGAKGKAVLDAVRKAKPAEISCAKMSRAEDRRAFLRNEVRRFRGRITPEAAAALMEAVGSDLREISAVAAQLVGDTGGSIDVDAVAAYHRGRAEVSGFAVADQAVIGNVAGAVTNLRWALNVGVPAVVIADALADGVRTVARVMGAGPGDPFRLAPVLGMPPWKVKRARSQAGGWTEPGLRHALGVVAALNADVKGAAADPAYALESAVRRIAAARAER